Proteins from a genomic interval of Euwallacea fornicatus isolate EFF26 chromosome 39, ASM4011564v1, whole genome shotgun sequence:
- the LOC136349700 gene encoding uncharacterized protein, which produces MSISPEVSFQDLKNRMKLISEADPEQYHNDFSLKRYLKAFTTADSAFQQILKTNKWKKDYGVAELTADHPVVKKNLEANKARVLKHRDMQGRPVVYIPAKNHNISDRDIDELTKFIVYCLEDACKRCFEEVIDNLCIVFDLKDFSLNCMDYQFIKNLIWLLSRHYPERLGICLIINAPTIFSGCWPIIKGWLNEKTAQKVTFVTTEIELCTYLIPDILPSDI; this is translated from the coding sequence ATGTCCATAAGCCCAGAAGTAAGTTTCCAAGATCTTAAAAATCGTATGAAATTGATATCTGAAGCGGACCCTGAGCAGTACCACAACgacttttcattaaaaaggtATCTAAAAGCTTTCACCACTGCTGATAGCGCCTTCCAACAAATTCTCAAGAccaataaatggaaaaaagattATGGAGTTGCTGAATTGACTGCTGATCATCCAGTGGTGAAGAAGAACCTAGAAGCTAATAAAGCCAGGGTGCTGAAACATCGCGACATGCAGGGGAGGCCAGTAGTGTATATACCTGCCAAAAACCACAATATTAGTGATAGGGACATAGATGAATTAACAAAGTTTATTGTCTACTGTTTGGAAGATGCTTGCAAGCGATGTTTTGAAGAGGTGATAGATAATTTATGTATTGTGTTTGATTTGAAAGATTTCAGTCTCAATTGCATGGATTACCAATTTATAAAGAACTTAATATGGCTGCTAAGCAGGCATTATCCTGAAAGATTAGGGATATGTCTTATTATCAATGCACCCACAATATTTTCAGGATGTTGGCCCATAATTAAAGGATGGCTCAATGAGAAAACTGCACAGAAAGTCACATTTGTCACCACAGAAATAGAACTTTGCACGTATTTGATACCAGACATTTTACCTAgtgacatttaa
- the LOC136349696 gene encoding uncharacterized protein — MGNYVRLHKRRSMYVLRMFTLTFKRKLLFFIFLAATSVILLLWPRYYLINDIDRKQRLQKIDLLIKEQASTLACKQPKLNVYNPEIMKFVKSVPPIDCSKAGIDWVKCQGSECVIQDEARQKYGPIKCSFTDIIRINDFELSDGETTYSSEYYKLEKSDVVRASCQSSEHKWSGTLTGIRLENSIWDRSNWEEMKSTAAKMNVLIFGYDSLSRNAFIRKLPKTYEYLSKNLDSVVLEGYNIVGDGTPQALIPLLTGKTELELPDTRKRVKDTVFVNLYPFIWNEYKAAGYVTAFFEDVPNIGTFTYRLNGFKEVPTDHYMRPYYLANLGEQSKWPKLCTGDSPRHQIILNAIKDFFSVYRTKPKFLFAFHGELSHDDYNLIGVADNDTANFIKELDLSGALNNTILIVMADHGHRFAAVRNTVQGKQEERLPFFSFTFPSWFKLKYPAEYLNIKTNRDMLTTPFDVHTTLQHILDFSYIPYADITQRGVSLFSQIPSQRSCSHAYIEPHWCACLDWQAINLTHPLTSRIASALVDTINNFTAVHRDICSPINISRIFWITKLTPNQNLLRFRQNADIDGFVADLSAKLKVKTDLYQTKVSMIPGDSIFEASVEHVKEGDFLQVKMSDISRINMYREQAWCVEKDFPDFRKYCFCRS, encoded by the exons ATGGGTAACTATGTGAGATTACATAAGAGAAGGAGCATGTATGTTTTACGAATGTTTACTTTAACATTCAAGAGAAAACTcctgtttttcatttttttggcTGCAACTAGcgttattttattgttgtggCCCCGTTATTATCTGATAAATGACATTGATCGAAAGCAGAGACT tcaaaaaattgatttgctCATTAAAGAACAAGCCAGCACGTTAGCCTGTAAACAACCGAAGCTTAATGTTTATAATccagaaataatgaaatttgtgAAAAGTGTTCCTCCAATAGACTGCTCTAAGGCTGGCATAGACTGGGTAAAATGTCAG GGCTCAGAATGTGTCATTCAAGATGAAGCAAGGCAAAAATATGGCCCAATCAAATGCTCTTTTACTGACATAATTAGGATAAATGATTTCGAATTGTCAGATGGGGAAACAACCTATTCTTCAGAATACTATAAGCTAGAGAAAAGTGACGTAGTAAGGGCTTCTTGTCAGTCATCAGAGCACAAGTGGTCGGGAACATTGACGGGCATAAGATTAGAAAATAGTATCTGGGATAGATCTAATTGGGAAGAAATGAAAAGCACTGCCGcaaaaatgaatgttttaatatttggatATGATTCTTTATCTAGGAACGCGTTTATTAGGAAATTGCCAAAGACATATGAATATCTTTCAAAGAATTTGGATTCCGTTGTTTTAGAAGG GTATAACATCGTAGGTGATGGCACTCCTCAAGCTTTAATCCCTCTTCTAACTGGAAAAACAGAATTAGAACTGCCAGATACCAGAAAACGTGTAAAAGACACTGTATTTGTAAACTTATACCCATTTATATGGAACGAATACAAAGCCGCAGGTTATGTAACTGCATTCTTTGAAGATGTTCCAAATATTGGGACATTCACGTACAGACTTAACGGTTTCAAG gAGGTACCCACTGACCATTACATGCGGCCTTATTATCTGGCCAACCTAGGTGAACAAAGTAAATGGCCCAAATTGTGTACTGGGGACTCACCAAGACATCAGATTATTCTAAACGCAATCAAAGAC TTTTTTAGTGTCTATAGAACCAAACCCAAATTTCTATTCGCGTTTCATGGCGAACTCTCCCATGATGACTATAACTTGATTGGTGTGGCTGATAACGATACTGCAAACTTTATAAAAGAGTTGGATTTATCTGGAGCTTTAAATAATACTATTTTGATTGTGATGGCAGACCATGGACATag ATTTGCAGCTGTTCGGAATACGGTTCAAGGAAAACAGGAAGAACGTCTaccatttttctctttcactTTCCCAAGTTGgttcaaattgaaatatccggccgaatatttaaatataaaaactaaCAGGGATATGCTGACAACCCCATTTGATGTTCACACAACGCTTCAACATATTTTGGACTTTTCATATATTCCTTATGCTGATATTACTCAGCGAGGCGTCTCTCTATTTTCACAG ATTCCATCTCAAAGATCGTGTTCTCATGCTTACATAGAGCCCCACTGGTGCGCCTGTTTAGACTGGCAAGCCATCAACTTGACACATCCTTTAACAAGCCGCATTGCATCCGCTCTAGTGGACACCATAAATAACTTTACAGCTGTGCACAGAGACATTTGTTCACCAATAAATATTTCCCGCATATTCTGGATAACGAAACTGACCCCTAATCAGAATCTACTCAGATTCAGACAAAATGCTGATATCGACGGTTTCGTGGCCGACCTTTCTGCCAAATTGAAAGTTAAGACTGATTTGTATCAGACCAAAGTTTCTATGATTCCTGGAGATTCCATATTTGAGGCTTCCGTAGAGCATGTTAAAGAGGGCGATTTTCTGCAGGTGAAAATGTCAGATATTAGTAGGATTAACATGTACAGGGAGCAGGCGTGGTGTGTCGAAAAGGATTTTCCtgattttaggaaatattgtttttgtcgTTCTTAA
- the LOC136349698 gene encoding uncharacterized protein isoform X1, with protein sequence MGTKTCSAKADLSFALKAVNIKESIQTYQLSKIYVNRLVKISLLNIMYRRINIARDEFVLRSYPSPYYVFKKDSENSFIKVYKSAGQGIVDALQKDYLKEVRMHLIHKNSDELLEMYTLKVKYNKKDAKASRRTSEAKNATIEFLEALANLPGKLLNENEVKIEFDLLYNEETPQEYEPPFFEASKGQLRDIAFSQCVSLGNVDTGFHKISSYGRGKNFLISRATTPISFVESVQEEPKKNVIELKIPKRENEDNEKPPSKKAKISNPTSCSTETWFDTICSAEAISLSSSEDGIQCLCEWSLPKQFSQIRCSHCFSRVHLACHGYLKEEDIKKDKFLCFCCSDNRKHVPLSSLKKLMKLRITLFGLHVNKIIPEEIKCATGDDMTFLLTKLEEFGILQKTKSTDNSWADFSFEAVEKSIKTVFHCPNSESFE encoded by the exons ATGGGAACAAAAACATGTTCCGCCAAGGCGGATCTAAGTTTT GCGTTGAAAGCAGTTAATATAAAGGAATCAATACAAACTTATCAGTTATCAAAGATATATGTGAACCGACTAGTGAAAATATCGCTGTTAAATATCATGTATCGAAGGATCAACATCGCTCGCGATGAATTTGTACTGAGATCCTACCCGAGCccttattatgttttcaaGAAGGATTCTGAGAATTCCTTCATCAAGGTGTATAAATCTGCCGGACAAGGAATAGTTGATGCTTTGCAAAAGGATTAT TTGAAGGAAGTAAGGATGCATTTGATTCATAAAAATAGTGACGAACTCTTAGAAATGTACACTCTTAAAGTGAAATACAACAAGAAGGACGCCAAAGCCAGTAGGCGTACTTCTGAAGCGAAAAATGCGACTATTGAATTTCTTGAAGCGCTAGCTAATTTACCGGGCAAACTATTGAACGAGAATGAGGTGAAAATAGAGTTTGATCTGCTGTACAACGaag AAACTCCGCAAGAATACGAACCGCCGTTCTTTGAAGCTTCAAAGGGCCAATTGAGAGATATTGCATTTTCGCAATGTGTATCCTTGGGCAATGTGGATACTGGATTTCACAAAATCAGTAGTTATGgaagaggaaaaaat ttcCTTATCTCCCGTGCAACTACGCCCATTTCCTTTGTTGAGAGCGTCCAAGAAGAGCCtaagaaaaatgtaattgaacttaaaataccaaaacgagaaaatgaag ATAATGAAAAACCACCCTCAAAGAAagccaaaatttcaaacccGACCTCCTGTTCCACAGAAACTTGGTTTGATACAATTTGTAGTGCAG AAGCGATTTCGTTGAGTTCCAGCGAAGACGGGATTCAATGCTTATGCGAATGGAGTTTACCGAAGCAGTTTAGCCAAATCCGATGCTCGCACTGTTTCTCCAGAGTGCACTTAGCTTGTCACGGTTATCTCAAAGAAGAGGATATAAAAAAGGAcaagtttttgtgtttttgttgTTCGGACAATAGGAAACATGTTCCCTTGTCGTCATTGAAAAAGCTTATGAAGTTACG GATCACACTCTTCGGTTTACatgtcaataaaattattcctgAAGAGATTAAATGTGCAACGGGAGACGATATGACTTTCCTCTTGACTAAATTGGAAGAATTTGGTATATTGCAGAAAACGAAATCAACTGATAATTCCTGGGC CGATTTCAGTTTCGAAGCAGTTGAGAAATCTATTAAGACAGTGTTTCATTGCCCCAATTCTGAGAGTTTTGAATAG
- the LOC136349698 gene encoding uncharacterized protein isoform X2, whose translation MYRRINIARDEFVLRSYPSPYYVFKKDSENSFIKVYKSAGQGIVDALQKDYLKEVRMHLIHKNSDELLEMYTLKVKYNKKDAKASRRTSEAKNATIEFLEALANLPGKLLNENEVKIEFDLLYNEETPQEYEPPFFEASKGQLRDIAFSQCVSLGNVDTGFHKISSYGRGKNFLISRATTPISFVESVQEEPKKNVIELKIPKRENEDNEKPPSKKAKISNPTSCSTETWFDTICSAEAISLSSSEDGIQCLCEWSLPKQFSQIRCSHCFSRVHLACHGYLKEEDIKKDKFLCFCCSDNRKHVPLSSLKKLMKLRITLFGLHVNKIIPEEIKCATGDDMTFLLTKLEEFGILQKTKSTDNSWADFSFEAVEKSIKTVFHCPNSESFE comes from the exons ATGTATCGAAGGATCAACATCGCTCGCGATGAATTTGTACTGAGATCCTACCCGAGCccttattatgttttcaaGAAGGATTCTGAGAATTCCTTCATCAAGGTGTATAAATCTGCCGGACAAGGAATAGTTGATGCTTTGCAAAAGGATTAT TTGAAGGAAGTAAGGATGCATTTGATTCATAAAAATAGTGACGAACTCTTAGAAATGTACACTCTTAAAGTGAAATACAACAAGAAGGACGCCAAAGCCAGTAGGCGTACTTCTGAAGCGAAAAATGCGACTATTGAATTTCTTGAAGCGCTAGCTAATTTACCGGGCAAACTATTGAACGAGAATGAGGTGAAAATAGAGTTTGATCTGCTGTACAACGaag AAACTCCGCAAGAATACGAACCGCCGTTCTTTGAAGCTTCAAAGGGCCAATTGAGAGATATTGCATTTTCGCAATGTGTATCCTTGGGCAATGTGGATACTGGATTTCACAAAATCAGTAGTTATGgaagaggaaaaaat ttcCTTATCTCCCGTGCAACTACGCCCATTTCCTTTGTTGAGAGCGTCCAAGAAGAGCCtaagaaaaatgtaattgaacttaaaataccaaaacgagaaaatgaag ATAATGAAAAACCACCCTCAAAGAAagccaaaatttcaaacccGACCTCCTGTTCCACAGAAACTTGGTTTGATACAATTTGTAGTGCAG AAGCGATTTCGTTGAGTTCCAGCGAAGACGGGATTCAATGCTTATGCGAATGGAGTTTACCGAAGCAGTTTAGCCAAATCCGATGCTCGCACTGTTTCTCCAGAGTGCACTTAGCTTGTCACGGTTATCTCAAAGAAGAGGATATAAAAAAGGAcaagtttttgtgtttttgttgTTCGGACAATAGGAAACATGTTCCCTTGTCGTCATTGAAAAAGCTTATGAAGTTACG GATCACACTCTTCGGTTTACatgtcaataaaattattcctgAAGAGATTAAATGTGCAACGGGAGACGATATGACTTTCCTCTTGACTAAATTGGAAGAATTTGGTATATTGCAGAAAACGAAATCAACTGATAATTCCTGGGC CGATTTCAGTTTCGAAGCAGTTGAGAAATCTATTAAGACAGTGTTTCATTGCCCCAATTCTGAGAGTTTTGAATAG
- the Arpc5 gene encoding actin-related protein 2/3 complex subunit 5-C translates to MAKNTSSSAFRKIDVDQYCEDNYKEDEVDQVGPHGPDENEVKNLLQKGKLIDALKVVLINAPLGSKNQQIKENALNLTLRVLLSIKPSQIEEAVGSLEEEQLDVLMKYVYKGFENPSEGSSGHLLVWHEKVYNVAGVGCIVRVLSDTRRA, encoded by the exons ATGGCGAAAAACACCTCGAGTTCGGCCTTCCGAAAAATTGACGTCGACCAGTACTGCGAAGATAATTACAAGGAGGATGAAGTTGACCAAGTGGGGCCCCATGGACCAGATGAGAATGAAGTTAAGAATCTACTGCAAAA AGGAAAGCTCATAGATGCGCTGAAGGTAGTACTAATAAATGCACCGTTAGGATCAAAGAATCAGCAGATCAAG GAAAACGCTCTAAACCTGACGCTCCGCGTGCTGCTATCAATTAAACCCTCACAAATAGAGGAGGCAGTCGGTTCCCTCGAAGAAGAGCAGCTGGACGTACTAATGAAGTATGTCTACAAGGGTTTTGAAAACCCTTCCGAAGGGAGCAGCGGACATTTGCTAGTGTGGCACGAGAAGGTTTACAACGTTGCCGGAGTGGGATGCATCGTCAGGGTTTTATCCGACACTCGTCGGGCATGA
- the LOC136349641 gene encoding uncharacterized protein, with protein MSKGNPYALLNNGDPKKVGVSPPLRSTNNFKFWILTLCLMGGFLYFVDLKEIVSIQSLKGMKLRADQTPAIRDRLKGYLVNTPGCRIPEMHPFDASVKKFVFSPPPLSCAKDQPPSIFYNNLTTLIMNDTSLPFYNVSNTNELVCCYEPFFRREPEDSDDDYQVDYSGNCTRIVAGETDIESEFVKVTCKGSNGETLYTDLFSFVPVKTNSSSKGSLKPNVLIIGLDAVSRVNLHRQMPKTYEYLSRDLSAIELLGYNKVGDNTFPNLVPVLSGFFEEELKVTCWPNSKTHFDDCPFIWKEFHQYDYVTAIGEDCSPIGTFNYLKHGFKKQPGDYYYTSFDREMLRKIGRDKDFNCHQCLGDRETYKVTLDYIRKFTQRMHMETSAYFGFFWTNSVSHDYLNRPALGDDDFHSLFMELEQSGRLENTVTIFMSDHGIRWGDIRQTHQGQMEERLPFVFMVIPHWIRKNFQRAIANLKTNVRRLTTPFDLHETLRAFLDVSRLRFARSIVNQTARGYSLFNEVPKNRTCEDAEIESHWCTCQESKEIAVDDKKVEVLARFAVDQINGQLEGYAQCAQLELANIERARVMSSDDQHITNSNSLKDYILVLSTVPGDAKFEVTVRERLQDDSETASNLEITGTISRINPYGQQSSCITDFHLKLYCFCKSLIKF; from the exons ATGTCCAAAGGCAATCCTTACGCGCTCCTCAATAACGGGGACCCCAAGAAGGTTGGCGTCAGTCCGCCGTTGAGGTCGACGAACAACTTCAAATTCTGGATACTGACTTTGTGCCTCATGGGCGGCTTCCTGTATTTCGTAGACTTGAAGGAAATCGTATCGATACAGTCGTTGAAAGGGATGAAGCTGCGAGCGGACCAAACGCCAGCGATTCGAGACCGTTTGAAGGGGTACTTGGTGAACACTCCAG GCTGCCGCATCCCTGAGATGCACCCATTTGACGCCagcgttaaaaaatttgtcttCTCACCTCCACCGCTAAGCTGCGCGAAGGACCAACcaccttcaattttttacaacAATCTGACCACGCTCATCATGAACGATACCTCCCTTCCCTTCTACAACGTATCCAACACGAATGAGCTCGTCTGTTGCTATGAGCCGTTCTTCCGGCGTGAACCTGAAGATTCAGACGACGACTATCAGGTGGATTACAGTGGCAATTGCACTAGAATCGTTGCAGGAGAGACCGACATCGAAAGCGAATTCGTTAAAGTTACTTGTAAGGGTTCCAATGGAGAGACCCTGTACACTGatctattttcttttgtaCCGGTAAAAACGAATTCATCGAGTAAAGGTAGCCTTAAACCGAACGTTTTGATTATCGGACTGGACGCGGTGTCAAGGGTCAACTTGCATAGGCAAATGCCCAAGACTTACGAGTACTTATCTAGAGACTTAAGTGCGATAGAGCTGCTAGGCTATAATAAAGTAGGAGATAACACCTTTCCGAACCTGGTGCCGGTGCTCAGCGGTTTTTTCGAAGAGGAGCTGAAGGTCACTTGTTGGCCAAATTCGAAGACCCACTTTGATGACTGTCCGTTCATTTGGAAGGAGTTCCATCAGTATGACTACGTCACCGCGATTGGTGAAGACTGTTCCCCCATTGGCACTTTCAATTACCTGAAACACGGATTTAAAAAGCAGCCTGGTGACTATTACTATACGTCCTTTGACAGAGAGATGCTGCGGAAAATCGGACGGGACAAGGATTTTAATTGCCACCAGTGTTTGGGGGACAGGGAGACCTACAAGGTCACCTTGGATTACATAAGAAAGTTCACCCAGAGGATGCACATGGAAACGAGCGCTTATTTCGGGTTTTTCTGGACCAACAGTGTGTCGCATGATTATTTGAACAGGCCCGCCTTAG GCGATGATGACTTTCATTCTCTTTTCATGGAATTGGAACAAAGTGGCCGTTTGGAAAATACAGTCACGATATTTATGAGCGACCACGGGATTAGGTGGGGCGATATAAGACAGACCCATCAGGGACAGATGGAGGAGAGGCTACCCTTCGTTTTTATGGTAATTCCCCACTGGATCAGGAAGAACTTTCAACGGGCCATCGCAAATCTGAAGACAAACGTAAGAAGACTGACCACTCCTTTCGATCTGCACGAAACTCTTAGAGCTTTTTTAGATGTGTCTAGGCTAAGATTTGCTAGAAGTATTGTTAATCAAACTGCACGAGG TTATAGTTTGTTCAATGAAGTTCCCAAAAACCGAACGTGCGAAGATGCAGAGATCGAGAGCCACTGGTGCACGTGCCAGGAGAGCAAGGAAATTGCCGTTGACGATAAAAAGGTGGAGGTGTTGGCACGTTTCGCTGTTGACCAAATTAATGGTCAGTTGGAAGGGTATGCTCAATGCGCCCAGTTAGAGCTCGCCAACATAGAGCGAGCGAGAGTAATGTCCTCTGACGACCAGCACATCACTAATTCTAATTCCCTCAAGGATTACATCCTTGTTTTGAGCACTGTGCCTGGGGATGCGAAATTTGAG GTTACTGTGCGCGAGAGGTTGCAGGACGATTCGGAAACGGCGAGT aaccTGGAAATCACCGGCACAATAAGCAGAATAAACCCTTATGGACAGCAGAGCAGTTGTATTACagactttcatttgaaattgtattgtttttgtaagagtttgattaaattttga